The stretch of DNA GGACGCTGGTCAGGTCCAGCTCGGTGCTTTCCAGGCGCACGGGGGCGCTGGCGTTCAGGTGAGCAGCCTGCAACACTTCCTCCACCAGGGCGGGGCGGTTCGTGGGCTGCACCATCAGGGCGTCGCCGGCTTCGTACTGAATGCCGGAGCCTTCCAGCGAAAATTCCAGGTGGTAGGTTTCCTTCGTGGAGCCGCGGCCATTGAGCTGGATTTTCTCCAGCAACGGCGCCTGAAATGGGTTACGGCTAGTGTAGGCCACCGCAGCCGGTGCGGTTAGGCCACCCGGCAGCACCCCAGACAGCGCCGCCGGCGCGGCGGCTACTGCTACCGGCGCTGGTGCTGCTGAGGCCGACTTTGCTAGAACTTCCAGTACCTGGGCGGCCCACTTGCGGGTTTCGTCCTCAAACTCCACGTCGCAGTCTACGCGCTCCAGCAGGCGCTTACCACCCAGCTCAGCCAGGCGCTGGTCGAACTCAAAGCCGGTCTGGCAGAACTGCAGGTAGCTTTTATCACCGAGCGCCAGGACGGCGTACTGCAGCTCCGGCAGCTTGGGGGCCCGGGCGCTCAGCAGAAACTGATGCAGCTCCTCGGCCGCAATGGGTGGGTCGCCTTCGCCCTGGGTGCTCACTACCACCAGCAGTTGCTGCTCGGTTTTAAGATCCCTAGTGGGGTAGTCGTTCATGTCGCGCACCGTGGCGGTCAGGCCTTTCTGGCGCGCTATTTCCGCCGTAATGGTTGCGGCCTTCTTGCTATTGCCGGTCTGGGAGCCGTACAGAATAGTAAGCTGAGCCGGGCCAGCCGGAGCGGTGGCGGCAACTGCCGCGCCCGGCTGAGTGGCCGGCGCCGGCTGACCCGCCGCGGCCCGCCCGTAGAGGTAGCCGCTCAGCCAGAGCAGCTGCTGCTCGGTAAGCCCGGCCGTCAGCTGCTGAAGTGTGGCCTCATCGAAGCCAATGGGAAGAATAGGGGAAGGAGCAGTGGTCATGGAACAGGAAAAAGCGGCGCGACGAGCGCAAAAAGGTTAGGCAACTTCGGCGTAGGCCGGCAGCAGAGCGAAAACATCGGTTGGCAGTGTCCCCGTCAGGTTTTCAGCAGTGGCTAAGCGGGTCACTTCGCCTACCAGAATAATGGCCGGCGCCCCAATACCAGCCTGCTTGGCCAGGGCTGGCAACTGGGCTACCGGGCCAGCCACGAAGCGAGCCGTAGGCAGGGTGCCGTTTTGCACAATAGCCGCCGGCGTATCGGCTTGGCCGTGTTGAGTATAGAGGGCTACAATGCGGTTCAGCTCCCCCAGGCCCATCAGAATGACGGTGGTAGAGCGGGAGCGGGCGGCCTCGGCTACGCTTGCGGACAGCTCACCGGTGGCAGTAGTGGCTGTAATCACCCGGAAGCCTTCACTAGCGCCGCGGTGTGTTACGGGAATGCCCACGCTGCCTGCTGCTGCCACGGCGCTACTAATACCGGGCACGTAATCAGTGGCTAGGCCATGCTGCTCAGCGTAGAGCATTTCTTCGCGGCCGCGGCCAAACACAAACGGGTCGCCGCCCTTCAAGCGCACTACATGTCCGTATTGATGAGCATATTCCACAATCAGGGCGTTGATTTCTTCCTGACTGTAGCTGCGGAGGCCCCGGCGCTTGCCCACGAAAATGGTGAGGGCATCGGGGCGGGCGTGCTGCAGCAAATCGTTGTTAGCCAGCGCGTCGT from Hymenobacter taeanensis encodes:
- a CDS encoding assimilatory sulfite reductase (NADPH) flavoprotein subunit — protein: MTTAPSPILPIGFDEATLQQLTAGLTEQQLLWLSGYLYGRAAAGQPAPATQPGAAVAATAPAGPAQLTILYGSQTGNSKKAATITAEIARQKGLTATVRDMNDYPTRDLKTEQQLLVVVSTQGEGDPPIAAEELHQFLLSARAPKLPELQYAVLALGDKSYLQFCQTGFEFDQRLAELGGKRLLERVDCDVEFEDETRKWAAQVLEVLAKSASAAPAPVAVAAAPAALSGVLPGGLTAPAAVAYTSRNPFQAPLLEKIQLNGRGSTKETYHLEFSLEGSGIQYEAGDALMVQPTNRPALVEEVLQAAHLNASAPVRLESTELDLTSVLTEHLELSVVTRDVLERYAALAPQHGRLREILADKAQLPAYLYGRDVADLLTEFPVELSGQQLAAVLRPLPARAYSIASSLLAHPEEVHLTVGAVRYQAYGRDKHGACSVYQADHLNLGDTARVWVDRNEYFKLPQDGATDIIMVGAGTGVAPFRAFVEERAETGAAGRNWLVFGNPHFTTDFLYQTEWQQHLKKGTLDRLDVAFSRDQEQKVYIQHRLLEQGRRLYDQLENGAYFYVCGDKTRMAADVQRALLTVIGQESGLGEEYAAEYLKKLKKSRRFLEDVY
- the cobA gene encoding uroporphyrinogen-III C-methyltransferase — protein: MSTTKTPHLTVLGAGPGDPELLTLKGARVLGEADVILYDALANNDLLQHARPDALTIFVGKRRGLRSYSQEEINALIVEYAHQYGHVVRLKGGDPFVFGRGREEMLYAEQHGLATDYVPGISSAVAAAGSVGIPVTHRGASEGFRVITATTATGELSASVAEAARSRSTTVILMGLGELNRIVALYTQHGQADTPAAIVQNGTLPTARFVAGPVAQLPALAKQAGIGAPAIILVGEVTRLATAENLTGTLPTDVFALLPAYAEVA